Proteins found in one Helicobacter sp. NHP19-003 genomic segment:
- a CDS encoding outer membrane beta-barrel protein, with product MASLHAERNAPFIGLGFQYSYFTTDSKFAFPIFGKSGKVPGSIFGGDIEVGYKHFFGFFGLRLYAMASAQAGGGTHKSGGVNIRSSAAEYFYGGGMDAMVNFYDNDHSSFGIFGGAVVGASQWRLGKVYTNGVCATTKEFGDPSSGCLTMNDFAQKTLPGLIKPMGGNIDFNPVHLQISINAGLRGQFTPHQGYEIGVRIPLITDPYLITKAGKNSLPFFASLLNNSSVLKRNIVAFANYVVNF from the coding sequence GTGGCTTCTTTACATGCAGAGAGAAATGCTCCCTTTATCGGGCTAGGTTTCCAGTATTCTTACTTCACCACCGACTCTAAATTTGCCTTCCCCATCTTTGGCAAATCCGGAAAAGTCCCGGGAAGTATCTTTGGTGGAGATATCGAAGTTGGCTATAAGCATTTCTTCGGCTTTTTTGGCTTACGCCTTTACGCAATGGCAAGTGCCCAAGCTGGTGGCGGCACACATAAATCTGGTGGCGTCAACATCCGTAGTTCTGCTGCTGAATATTTCTACGGCGGTGGCATGGATGCCATGGTTAATTTTTACGACAACGACCATAGCAGTTTTGGGATTTTTGGCGGAGCTGTGGTGGGCGCGAGCCAATGGCGCTTGGGCAAGGTTTATACCAATGGCGTATGCGCGACCACTAAAGAATTTGGCGACCCTAGCAGTGGCTGTTTAACCATGAACGATTTTGCGCAAAAAACCCTTCCTGGTCTCATCAAGCCCATGGGTGGCAACATTGATTTTAACCCTGTCCATTTACAGATTTCCATCAATGCGGGCTTAAGAGGGCAATTCACCCCACACCAAGGCTATGAGATCGGCGTGCGTATCCCGCTCATCACAGACCCCTATCTCATCACCAAAGCCGGTAAGAATTCTTTGCCCTTCTTTGCCTCTTTGCTCAACAATTCCTCTGTGCTCAAACGCAACATTGTGGCCTTTGCTAATTATGTAGTGAATTTTTAA
- a CDS encoding tetratricopeptide repeat protein: MAKRYLTGSGCVKDEQKALEYLNKAIEVNARDYTAHFNLAELYFEGGEVVGQDYAKALEHYSIVANEADCEEPCYEETFRRLSKIYDKGLGVTPDPLKAFEYLKKAFGEWEWGD; encoded by the coding sequence GTGGCAAAAAGGTATCTTACGGGCAGTGGGTGCGTCAAGGACGAGCAAAAAGCCCTAGAATACCTTAATAAGGCGATAGAGGTGAATGCTAGGGATTATACAGCCCACTTTAATTTAGCCGAGCTGTATTTTGAGGGCGGCGAGGTGGTGGGGCAAGACTACGCCAAAGCCCTAGAGCATTACAGCATCGTCGCCAATGAGGCAGATTGCGAAGAGCCTTGTTACGAGGAAACCTTTCGTCGATTAAGTAAAATCTACGACAAGGGCTTGGGCGTAACACCCGACCCCCTCAAGGCGTTTGAATACCTTAAAAAAGCTTTCGGAGAGTGGGAATGGGGGGATTAA
- a CDS encoding tetratricopeptide repeat protein yields MRLRKSPFKILNHKGVAEEVRGVLIFAPKALLQEDLANTAKLESTHGFYVCFAPLRHGEYRCSFIISCGVQNLKEAQACPAFKKLFENDKAKYHNKYGAKFYLDHDDYTLSLLRLVALFNDLPVQDFKVGGVGSRQAFPRKADVLFLRGVQAHEKRYINEALECHEKSAKLGDVESFYELGKIYRNSMTLRSFKGCPNFTKALEYLKKAGDMGDTRSYKILGRFYLKGEGVPVDIEKGLEYLNRAVDMGSVGACFRLADFYLEDAVYKDPEGAEYYYNKALKMGKSKLEKARIYYYISQQYKNRSEGINSKSDRKKAAAHYKKAISLAEEVFGAEAYDRLVSMCWGDFDDTQLLEWCLKAIELATRIFMAMWQKGILRAVGASRTSKKP; encoded by the coding sequence GTGCGTTTGAGAAAAAGCCCTTTTAAAATTTTAAACCATAAAGGGGTGGCAGAGGAGGTTAGGGGGGTGTTGATTTTTGCCCCTAAAGCTCTCTTGCAAGAGGATTTGGCAAATACTGCCAAGCTAGAGAGCACGCATGGCTTTTATGTGTGTTTTGCCCCCTTAAGGCATGGCGAATACCGCTGTTCCTTCATCATCTCTTGTGGGGTGCAAAATCTTAAAGAAGCCCAAGCTTGCCCCGCTTTTAAAAAACTCTTTGAGAACGACAAAGCCAAATACCACAACAAATACGGCGCAAAATTCTACTTAGATCATGACGACTATACTCTTAGTTTGTTAAGACTTGTGGCGTTGTTTAACGATTTGCCCGTGCAGGATTTTAAAGTGGGGGGTGTGGGCTCTAGACAAGCCTTCCCTAGAAAGGCAGATGTATTGTTCTTAAGGGGCGTGCAGGCGCACGAGAAAAGATATATTAATGAAGCCCTAGAGTGCCATGAAAAGAGCGCAAAACTGGGCGATGTGGAGAGTTTCTACGAGCTAGGCAAGATTTATCGCAATAGCATGACGCTACGCTCTTTTAAGGGGTGTCCTAATTTCACCAAAGCCCTAGAATACTTGAAAAAAGCGGGGGACATGGGGGACACAAGGTCTTATAAAATACTCGGGAGGTTTTACCTAAAAGGTGAGGGGGTGCCTGTGGATATAGAAAAAGGCTTAGAATACCTAAATCGAGCGGTGGATATGGGCTCTGTGGGGGCTTGTTTTAGATTAGCTGACTTTTATCTTGAGGATGCCGTGTATAAAGACCCTGAAGGAGCGGAGTATTATTACAATAAAGCCCTTAAAATGGGTAAAAGTAAGTTAGAGAAGGCACGCATTTACTATTACATTTCTCAGCAATACAAGAATCGTAGTGAGGGCATAAACTCTAAGAGTGATCGCAAAAAGGCGGCGGCTCATTACAAAAAGGCGATAAGCCTTGCTGAAGAAGTCTTTGGCGCAGAGGCTTACGATCGCTTAGTGTCTATGTGTTGGGGGGATTTTGACGATACACAGCTTTTAGAATGGTGTTTAAAAGCCATAGAGCTGGCAACACGCATCTTTATGGCCATGTGGCAAAAAGGTATCTTACGGGCAGTGGGTGCGTCAAGGACGAGCAAAAAGCCCTAG
- a CDS encoding HNH endonuclease family protein — protein sequence MRTCAHFLVYTIARHPGQIKNLVYHAYTSLYKTGSIDFGAESQELLKSVVYTKRSEHTFRTFFEAAQTKRLTKALLLLNMVLKYPTQETGVCEKPEIEHIFPKKWQTNYVKIDKKEANALVESIGNKILLEKPLNIKASNGYFDAKKPKYAKSKFLEAQDLAKFPKSDWLLEDIQERTEEIYTQLYAFFKEYAV from the coding sequence ATGCGGACATGTGCGCATTTCTTGGTCTATACCATTGCACGCCACCCCGGGCAGATTAAAAACTTGGTCTATCACGCCTACACTTCGCTTTATAAGACAGGGAGCATAGACTTTGGGGCAGAGAGCCAAGAGCTTTTAAAAAGCGTGGTTTATACTAAAAGGAGCGAACACACTTTCCGCACTTTTTTTGAGGCGGCGCAAACCAAAAGGCTCACCAAAGCCCTTTTATTGCTCAACATGGTTTTAAAATACCCCACGCAAGAAACGGGGGTTTGTGAAAAACCCGAGATTGAGCACATTTTCCCCAAAAAGTGGCAAACAAATTATGTGAAGATTGATAAAAAAGAGGCAAACGCCTTAGTCGAATCCATTGGCAATAAAATCCTTTTAGAAAAACCGCTCAACATCAAGGCGAGCAATGGCTACTTTGACGCAAAAAAGCCCAAATACGCCAAATCCAAGTTTTTAGAGGCGCAAGATTTAGCCAAATTCCCCAAAAGCGATTGGCTCTTAGAGGACATACAAGAACGCACAGAGGAGATTTATACCCAGCTGTATGCGTTTTTTAAAGAATACGCCGTTTAA
- a CDS encoding S24 family peptidase translates to MAKDKQDRQEYKTRVETMKDFFGVRSLAAVAEKLGRSRKTAATWISVQKIPNKVWYSYLKIATSGDAKVPPPVPDLADRVAVDSEGFCGAFLAFVEMLRKHFHFGTWQEMANAVGVSEKAFLLYMHKLKNNTAPSLKFVRAFGKLVDVDAYFVLGDGGGGVALAVASPFNRFSGGLDFSMINALKTSLAKMEILRVHGDAMSPLLVNGDFVFVENTPPNSGDIVAVHYGGEIIIRRLGKDHNSRAITLSAHNEAYTPYTIEGIELLQLVGVVRGKFVGV, encoded by the coding sequence ATGGCAAAAGACAAGCAGGATAGACAAGAGTACAAGACTCGTGTTGAAACAATGAAGGACTTTTTTGGCGTGCGCTCTTTGGCGGCGGTGGCTGAGAAATTGGGGCGGTCAAGGAAAACGGCGGCGACTTGGATAAGCGTGCAGAAAATCCCCAACAAGGTTTGGTATTCTTACCTCAAAATCGCCACAAGTGGGGATGCCAAAGTGCCCCCGCCTGTGCCGGATTTGGCAGATCGGGTGGCGGTGGATAGCGAGGGGTTTTGTGGCGCGTTTTTGGCATTTGTGGAGATGTTGAGGAAGCATTTTCACTTTGGCACTTGGCAAGAGATGGCCAATGCTGTAGGTGTCAGTGAAAAGGCGTTTTTGCTCTACATGCACAAACTCAAAAACAACACCGCGCCCTCCCTGAAGTTTGTGCGGGCTTTTGGGAAGCTTGTGGATGTGGATGCCTATTTTGTGCTGGGCGATGGGGGCGGGGGTGTTGCGCTTGCCGTGGCAAGCCCGTTTAACCGCTTCAGCGGCGGTCTAGATTTTTCGATGATCAATGCACTGAAGACGAGCTTGGCAAAAATGGAGATTTTAAGAGTGCATGGCGATGCGATGAGTCCACTACTAGTGAACGGCGATTTTGTGTTTGTGGAGAACACGCCGCCCAATAGCGGGGACATTGTGGCGGTGCATTATGGGGGCGAGATCATCATCCGCCGTTTGGGCAAAGACCACAACAGCCGTGCGATCACTCTAAGTGCCCATAACGAGGCTTATACGCCCTACACGATCGAGGGCATTGAGCTCTTGCAACTAGTGGGCGTGGTGCGTGGAAAGTTTGTAGGCGTTTAA
- a CDS encoding terminase gpA endonuclease subunit, with amino-acid sequence MKHVVLQGNTAESEIWGRLYRELKAIFYTTSGRKLQSTLNLVDSGFNTERVYNFVRLDKRFIATKGASETTSKKEFLSPLKRIAKGVSLCVIGTYTGKAEVFRLLSVEKKDMSGYCHFPKSYPFEYFEQLTSEKIVKTTTPNGYKTYRWVKVRERNEGLDLFVLNLAAAKLLKVIDKI; translated from the coding sequence GTGAAGCATGTGGTGCTACAGGGCAACACGGCTGAGAGCGAGATTTGGGGGCGGCTGTATCGCGAACTGAAGGCGATTTTCTACACCACAAGTGGGCGCAAATTGCAAAGCACACTTAATCTCGTGGATAGCGGGTTTAACACCGAGCGGGTGTATAATTTTGTGCGGCTAGACAAACGCTTTATCGCCACAAAGGGGGCGAGCGAAACCACCTCTAAGAAGGAGTTTTTAAGCCCCCTAAAGCGCATTGCTAAAGGCGTTAGTTTGTGTGTGATCGGCACTTACACGGGCAAGGCGGAGGTGTTTCGGCTGCTGTCTGTGGAGAAAAAGGACATGTCGGGGTATTGCCATTTCCCAAAATCGTACCCTTTTGAGTATTTTGAGCAACTGACCTCAGAGAAAATCGTTAAAACCACCACGCCTAATGGCTACAAGACTTACCGCTGGGTCAAAGTCCGCGAGCGCAATGAGGGCTTGGACTTGTTTGTGCTCAATTTAGCGGCGGCAAAGCTCTTAAAAGTCATTGACAAAATTTAG
- the flgK gene encoding flagellar hook-associated protein FlgK, whose translation MGGIFATLNTSYTGLQAHQVMVDVTGNNISNANDEFYSRQRVIATPQSTLMYTNRNMNMGVNVQSIQRTHDEFVFARYAHAKQEQAYYSTQFDNLREASSYFPDMDEVGVHTDLQDYFNAWKDLAKDAKSPATKQALVQKTKTLTKSIHDARARLVDLQKKASHELTSTITEVNRLGREIANINKHLKEMEDAKTLKQANELRDKRDQLEFHLKELIGGNVTKNHIQTYSLNDIKTADFDDGYVFNVGYGFNIVDGAIFHPLVVEQNKNENQLAQIYFRGDDFKVVNITDKIDQGKVGALMGVYNDGLNGTRKGKLQTYIDRLDTFAKGLIQATNAIYAQSAAHRIEGHIMDFQGDETLKDTNHNIKTGTFDLLAYNTNGQVIAKKTITITPITTMNDIVNQINANTDDNHDNNTTNDFDDYFVAHYDSDAKQFTIQPKNASQGLFVSLKDHGTNLTGALGLNTFFEGDSARDIKINDTYRKEPTALRPWLAPIDGNFDVANMMQQLQYDKVDFFKDNKLDNKPMTLENYYQFLVGKVHTEAEHAKKTLESKDAILHVIKKEQQAISGVSTDEEMVNLIKFQSGYAANAKVVTAVDRMIETLLEMKQ comes from the coding sequence ATGGGCGGGATATTTGCGACTTTAAACACTTCCTACACGGGCTTGCAAGCCCACCAGGTCATGGTGGATGTTACGGGCAACAACATTTCCAACGCCAACGATGAGTTTTACAGCCGACAGCGCGTGATCGCCACGCCCCAAAGCACCCTCATGTACACCAACCGCAACATGAACATGGGGGTGAATGTCCAAAGCATCCAGCGCACGCACGATGAATTTGTCTTTGCCCGCTATGCGCATGCCAAACAAGAGCAAGCCTACTACAGCACGCAATTTGACAACCTGCGCGAGGCCTCTTCCTACTTCCCCGACATGGACGAAGTGGGCGTGCACACAGACCTACAAGACTACTTCAATGCGTGGAAAGACCTTGCCAAAGACGCCAAATCCCCCGCCACCAAGCAAGCCCTCGTACAGAAAACAAAAACCTTGACCAAAAGCATCCACGATGCTAGAGCGCGCCTCGTGGACTTGCAGAAAAAAGCCAGCCACGAACTCACCAGCACCATCACCGAAGTGAACCGCCTGGGCAGAGAAATCGCCAACATCAACAAACACCTTAAAGAAATGGAGGATGCTAAAACCCTCAAACAAGCCAATGAACTGCGTGATAAACGCGACCAACTTGAGTTCCACTTAAAAGAGCTCATCGGGGGCAATGTTACCAAGAACCATATACAGACCTACTCGCTCAATGACATCAAAACCGCCGACTTTGACGATGGTTATGTTTTCAATGTGGGGTATGGGTTCAACATCGTAGATGGGGCGATCTTCCACCCCCTTGTCGTGGAGCAGAATAAAAACGAAAACCAGCTCGCCCAAATCTACTTTAGAGGCGATGATTTTAAAGTCGTTAACATCACCGACAAAATCGATCAGGGCAAAGTCGGGGCGTTGATGGGCGTGTATAACGATGGCTTGAACGGCACTAGAAAGGGCAAATTGCAAACCTACATCGACCGCCTAGACACCTTCGCCAAAGGCTTGATTCAAGCCACAAACGCCATTTACGCCCAAAGTGCGGCGCACCGCATCGAAGGGCACATCATGGACTTTCAAGGCGATGAAACCCTAAAAGACACCAACCACAACATCAAAACGGGGACTTTTGACTTGCTCGCCTACAACACAAACGGGCAGGTGATCGCCAAAAAGACCATCACCATCACCCCCATCACCACCATGAACGACATTGTCAACCAAATCAACGCCAACACAGACGACAACCACGACAACAACACCACAAATGACTTTGACGACTACTTCGTGGCGCATTACGACAGCGATGCCAAACAATTCACCATCCAACCCAAAAACGCTTCTCAAGGACTGTTTGTGTCGCTCAAAGACCACGGCACAAACTTAACAGGGGCCTTAGGCTTAAACACCTTCTTTGAGGGAGACAGCGCAAGGGACATTAAAATCAACGACACCTACCGCAAAGAGCCCACCGCTCTGCGTCCGTGGCTTGCCCCCATTGATGGCAACTTTGATGTCGCCAACATGATGCAACAACTCCAATACGACAAGGTGGACTTTTTCAAAGACAATAAGCTAGACAACAAACCCATGACGCTTGAGAATTACTACCAATTCCTTGTGGGTAAGGTCCATACTGAAGCCGAACACGCCAAAAAGACCCTAGAGAGCAAGGATGCGATTTTGCATGTCATCAAGAAAGAACAGCAAGCCATCTCAGGGGTCAGCACCGATGAAGAGATGGTGAATCTCATCAAATTCCAAAGCGGTTATGCCGCCAATGCCAAAGTTGTTACAGCGGTCGATCGCATGATTGAAACTTTGCTGGAGATGAAGCAATAG
- a CDS encoding flagellar biosynthesis anti-sigma factor FlgM: MVKPVGTTPSYRHLSPVQASRPANHAQANEAQESDRVAQIKKAVENGHYKVDMDKTAHKMAQDLLS, translated from the coding sequence ATGGTTAAGCCTGTAGGCACTACTCCCTCTTATCGCCACCTAAGCCCTGTGCAAGCATCCCGCCCCGCCAACCATGCCCAAGCCAATGAAGCCCAAGAATCCGACCGAGTCGCCCAAATCAAAAAGGCTGTGGAAAACGGGCATTACAAAGTGGACATGGACAAAACGGCCCATAAAATGGCACAGGATTTGCTTAGCTGA
- a CDS encoding peptidoglycan DD-metalloendopeptidase family protein, producing MIRFILAWLFCVGFGGAAVGQRLVWEHGMTLLKFFDKHHIDPKIYYNLSYQDKELGTEIRAGVPYYVLKDDKNQLLQVLVPVGESVQLRLYKDRSGQYNLDFIPIVYSTTQKALNLRIKRSAYHDLFKATGDAKLAQEFIGVYQKTLNLKRAVIKDDQLSLIYTRKYRLNQPFGYPTIKAAMLQTHRRNHYVFAYKGKYYDALGREVVAFLLETPVHYTRISSHFSSGRMHPILKQIRPHYGVDFAAKKGSLIHAAADGYIVSIGRRGGYGNEIEIEHGQDLRMVYAHMSAFARGLHVHSYVKRGQVIGKVGSTGLSTGPHLHFGVYLNDRPVDPLGCIRTAKNQLSGHEKQLFSQAIKPYLKALEDTTSFEYAQKENTKNTD from the coding sequence ATGATTCGGTTCATTTTAGCGTGGCTGTTTTGTGTGGGTTTTGGCGGGGCGGCAGTGGGGCAAAGGCTTGTTTGGGAGCATGGCATGACCTTACTCAAATTTTTTGACAAACACCACATTGACCCTAAAATTTATTACAACCTGTCTTACCAAGACAAAGAATTAGGCACAGAGATTAGAGCGGGCGTGCCCTACTATGTGCTGAAAGACGACAAAAACCAACTTTTGCAGGTCTTAGTGCCTGTGGGCGAGTCCGTGCAACTACGCCTTTACAAAGACCGCAGTGGACAATACAATTTAGACTTCATCCCCATCGTTTACAGCACCACACAAAAGGCGTTGAACCTACGCATCAAACGCTCCGCCTACCATGATCTTTTTAAAGCTACAGGGGATGCCAAACTCGCCCAAGAGTTCATCGGGGTGTACCAAAAGACCTTGAACCTAAAACGCGCAGTCATTAAAGACGACCAACTAAGCCTGATCTACACCCGCAAATACCGCCTAAACCAACCCTTTGGCTACCCCACGATCAAGGCCGCCATGTTACAAACCCACAGGCGCAACCACTATGTCTTTGCCTACAAGGGTAAATATTATGACGCACTAGGGCGGGAGGTTGTGGCGTTCTTGCTTGAAACCCCCGTGCATTACACAAGAATCTCTTCGCACTTTTCTTCAGGGCGCATGCACCCCATTTTAAAACAAATCCGCCCCCACTATGGCGTGGATTTTGCGGCTAAAAAGGGGAGCTTGATTCACGCCGCCGCCGATGGCTACATCGTGTCTATCGGGCGTAGGGGCGGGTATGGCAACGAAATTGAGATCGAGCACGGGCAGGATTTACGCATGGTCTACGCCCACATGAGTGCCTTTGCTAGGGGTCTGCATGTGCACAGCTATGTCAAAAGGGGGCAGGTGATCGGCAAGGTGGGCAGCACGGGGCTTAGCACAGGCCCGCATTTGCACTTTGGGGTGTATTTGAACGACCGCCCCGTTGACCCCCTCGGGTGCATCCGCACGGCTAAAAACCAACTGAGCGGACATGAAAAACAACTTTTCAGCCAAGCCATCAAGCCCTACTTAAAAGCCCTAGAAGACACAACTTCTTTTGAGTACGCCCAAAAAGAAAATACAAAGAACACAGACTAA
- a CDS encoding NUDIX hydrolase produces MIAYDNIQIIDCPTSAYFKPKRILYEEDGVNKSWDMVRVHDSVSILLYHIERQSFVLVKQFRPPVFVSACLYGGQSVDGYTYELCAGLVDKAHKSVEQIACEEVLEECGYALVPEMLQKIGVFYGSTGISGSKQTMFFARIGQNQRAHQGGGIDTEDIEIIYLPLEEVESFMADEQFCKSVGLGYALVWFQQHFKDGHA; encoded by the coding sequence ATGATTGCCTACGACAATATCCAAATCATCGATTGTCCCACCTCCGCTTACTTTAAACCCAAACGCATTTTATATGAGGAAGATGGCGTGAATAAAAGCTGGGACATGGTCCGCGTGCACGATAGTGTATCGATCTTGCTCTACCACATAGAGAGACAAAGTTTTGTGCTGGTCAAGCAGTTTAGACCCCCCGTGTTTGTGAGCGCATGTCTGTATGGCGGGCAGAGCGTGGATGGCTACACTTATGAGCTGTGTGCGGGGCTGGTGGATAAGGCGCATAAGAGCGTGGAGCAAATCGCTTGTGAAGAGGTGCTAGAGGAGTGCGGTTATGCCCTAGTGCCTGAAATGTTGCAAAAAATTGGGGTGTTTTACGGCTCCACGGGCATTAGCGGGAGCAAGCAAACCATGTTTTTTGCCCGCATTGGCCAAAACCAACGCGCCCACCAAGGCGGGGGGATTGACACCGAGGACATAGAAATCATTTACTTGCCCTTAGAAGAAGTAGAGAGTTTTATGGCGGATGAACAATTTTGTAAAAGTGTGGGGCTAGGCTATGCGTTGGTGTGGTTTCAACAACATTTTAAGGACGGGCATGCGTAA
- a CDS encoding plasminogen-binding N-terminal domain-containing protein: MRKWIFLILGLCGLLSAKDWSAPLKINIDSVDTARKVVQFQAYDLKVGESGYVLAKLTDYDVISASLEVLSVENGVAYAKYTPYKVMKQKHLPTPRMTPKKGNLAIFREFNSQAFLIAPDVHTYEQIKDDHPDTTFISSDLLVAFLNGFDPTAKTLRRACDIYSVGLVYLVSTNRLNILDCQSFAILETKPFDTTRVGRTFTPFFSRVEGVDRGTFGKLVAGGKAKHYFTYYDNLLRKESEKKLVREVKAEDKRELRKDIKKAKSQKQKQALEREYNKEIQEEQQQIAPALSKRQKAEEKSLDQATTKERAKEAKEAKKRRKKELAKERLEEKAERKAKKAEKKREKAEEKRIRQEERE, from the coding sequence ATGCGTAAGTGGATTTTTCTCATTTTGGGGCTGTGTGGGCTCTTAAGCGCTAAAGATTGGAGCGCGCCGCTTAAAATCAACATTGACAGCGTGGACACCGCAAGAAAGGTCGTGCAGTTTCAAGCCTACGATCTCAAAGTGGGGGAGAGTGGGTATGTGCTGGCCAAACTCACCGATTACGATGTGATCTCTGCCAGCCTTGAAGTACTCTCTGTGGAAAACGGCGTGGCTTATGCCAAATACACCCCCTACAAGGTGATGAAGCAAAAACACCTCCCCACCCCCCGCATGACACCTAAAAAGGGCAATTTAGCGATTTTTAGGGAGTTCAACAGCCAAGCTTTTTTAATCGCTCCCGATGTACACACCTATGAACAAATCAAGGATGATCACCCCGACACGACCTTCATCAGCTCGGATCTACTCGTGGCGTTTTTAAACGGGTTTGACCCCACAGCCAAGACCTTGAGGCGGGCTTGCGACATTTACAGCGTGGGGTTGGTCTATCTTGTCAGTACGAATCGCTTGAATATTTTAGATTGCCAAAGTTTTGCCATTTTAGAAACTAAACCCTTTGACACCACAAGGGTGGGGCGCACTTTCACGCCCTTTTTCTCCCGTGTAGAAGGCGTGGATCGGGGCACTTTTGGCAAGTTGGTCGCTGGGGGCAAGGCCAAGCATTATTTCACCTACTACGACAACTTGTTGCGTAAAGAGTCTGAGAAAAAGCTGGTTAGGGAAGTCAAGGCAGAAGATAAAAGAGAACTTAGAAAAGACATCAAAAAGGCCAAGAGTCAAAAGCAAAAACAAGCTCTAGAGAGGGAATACAACAAGGAAATCCAAGAGGAGCAACAACAAATCGCCCCCGCACTCTCCAAACGGCAAAAGGCAGAGGAAAAATCCCTAGACCAAGCGACCACCAAAGAGCGGGCCAAGGAAGCCAAAGAGGCAAAAAAAAGGCGTAAAAAAGAGTTAGCCAAGGAAAGGTTGGAGGAAAAGGCAGAAAGGAAGGCCAAAAAAGCAGAGAAAAAAAGAGAAAAGGCGGAGGAGAAGCGGATACGCCAAGAAGAAAGAGAATAG
- a CDS encoding FAD-linked oxidase C-terminal domain-containing protein, whose protein sequence is MEAVYKTMASGVVPVAMEFLDNLTIKAVEERFNKGLPTKAGAILITQVDGSVPEQMAWQLSAIEGHFKANGCVDFKIAQTVAEEEDLWFARRNASQSISVYGKKKLNEDVTVPRASLPALLEEVGRISKAYNLPIPCFGHTGDGNVHVNIMLENPETQLEQGQRAMEEIFKCAIALEGTLSGEHGIGLSKAKFMPLAFSPEEMGLFRAIKKAFDPNNILNPFKMGL, encoded by the coding sequence ATGGAGGCGGTGTATAAAACGATGGCTAGCGGGGTCGTGCCTGTGGCGATGGAGTTTTTAGACAATTTAACCATTAAGGCGGTGGAAGAGCGTTTTAACAAAGGGCTACCCACTAAGGCAGGGGCGATTTTAATCACCCAAGTGGATGGCAGCGTACCCGAACAAATGGCGTGGCAGTTGAGTGCCATTGAGGGGCATTTTAAGGCAAATGGATGCGTGGATTTTAAGATCGCCCAAACGGTTGCGGAGGAAGAAGACCTATGGTTTGCGCGGCGCAACGCCTCGCAGAGCATCAGTGTTTATGGCAAGAAAAAATTAAACGAAGATGTAACGGTGCCTAGAGCGAGCCTACCTGCCTTGCTTGAAGAAGTGGGGCGTATCTCTAAGGCCTACAACTTGCCGATCCCCTGTTTCGGCCACACGGGCGATGGCAATGTGCATGTGAATATCATGCTTGAAAACCCAGAAACACAGCTAGAGCAGGGGCAAAGGGCGATGGAGGAGATTTTTAAATGCGCCATTGCTTTGGAGGGGACTTTAAGCGGAGAGCATGGAATCGGGCTGTCTAAAGCCAAATTCATGCCCCTAGCCTTTAGCCCTGAAGAGATGGGGTTATTTAGAGCAATCAAAAAAGCCTTTGACCCGAATAATATTTTAAACCCCTTTAAAATGGGGCTGTGA
- a CDS encoding methylated-DNA--[protein]-cysteine S-methyltransferase, which produces MILAFLKPPKSFPSPYLALRTDSKGLVSLDFVKGMPSVPEQSVPKPDALMQAMLESLESYFSGELKTFDLPLSLHASPFSLQVWRALQNIPYGATRTYQEIAHALNNPKACRAVGNANHNNPCPIIIPCHRVILKGGGLGGYGGGVAIKEWLLRHEQGYST; this is translated from the coding sequence GTGATTTTAGCCTTCCTTAAGCCCCCCAAGAGTTTTCCTAGCCCCTACTTGGCTTTACGCACAGACAGCAAGGGCTTAGTGAGCCTAGACTTTGTAAAAGGGATGCCAAGCGTCCCCGAGCAAAGCGTCCCAAAGCCCGATGCTCTCATGCAAGCCATGTTAGAGAGTTTAGAAAGCTACTTTAGCGGAGAGCTTAAAACCTTTGACTTGCCCTTGAGCTTGCACGCCAGCCCCTTTAGCTTGCAAGTGTGGCGGGCTTTGCAAAATATCCCCTATGGCGCAACAAGGACTTATCAAGAAATCGCCCACGCCCTAAACAATCCCAAAGCGTGTAGAGCTGTAGGCAACGCCAATCACAACAACCCATGCCCCATCATTATTCCCTGCCATAGAGTGATTTTAAAAGGCGGTGGCTTAGGGGGCTATGGGGGTGGCGTGGCGATTAAAGAGTGGTTGTTGAGACACGAGCAGGGTTACAGTACTTAA